TAGCCAGTATTCATCAATTAAATTTAGTTTCATCAATGATTGAGCGGTACTCGGGCTACCAAACATTATAATGTCCTTCCTTGCTTGGCTCTTTAGAGAGAGAATGTTTTCACTAAGATTATCGCTTATGACTTTTGCGTTAGAGATATTTTTATTTTGCCAGGATTTTGATATGACAAATTTTGATACTGCCTTGTACCAAATAGAATGCTCAATATCGTGCTTACTGGCATTCGGTTGTTGAGCTGCCGTAGGCCAATAACTTTCCATCATTTCAAATGTGACACGGCCATAGAGTGCAGTGTCGGTCTCATTTATAGATTGGGCCACATAGTCGAAGATCTCTTCATTTACTTTGATCCAATCCATTTCTCCATTTGTTCCAGCCACAAACCCATCAAGGGATATGTGCATAAATAAAACGAGCTTTTTCATGTGTTTATTTTTTTAGAAAATTTAAACCCGCAGATTCCATTGCCGCTTTCAATTTTGGTAAACTTGTTTTACCTAATCCATGAAGTTGAAGTAATTCTTTTTCAGTAAACTTTTTAAGGTCTGCTAATTTTGTAATGCCTGCGTTTTCTAATGCGCGTCTTGCAGGTGCTGACAATTGTAAAAGAAAACCATTATTGAGGGCAGAATTTGTTTTTGAAGAATCGTTATTAACACGAAATGCCACAATTTTTTGTATGAGCTCTTTAGGCAATGGTTGATCTAAAGGAAACTGAATGGCTCCTTTTGAAGTTTTATAATTATTTAGTTCATTCTCAAAGTTTTGAATACCAGATGCAGTAGGGTAAAATCCCAAATGATTCTTTGCCATGCCAAAATAAACTAATATTTTATTTAGCTTATATGCTGGCATATTATAGCTAATCATTTCTTGTGCATCTGGCGCTGCTTCAAGAATAATGCTTCTAATTTTATTCAAAATTTTTTGTTTGGCCAATGTGAATGACGAAATGTATTCATCCACATTTTGAAATGAATTATTTTTCATTATCTTCTGTATACTTTTTGAAATTATCTAGAATACTTTGCCAACCAACTTTCTGTTGTTCAATTGAATTAATATTTTCGGCTTCAAAAGTTTCTGTAATTTTTGTTTGCCCATCTGTCTCCTCAAAATCAATAATTACTTTTCTCCCATCGCCAATCGTATATGCAATATGCTTGTTTAGCACAACCTCATCATAGATGCCATCAAAGTCAAAACCAAAGCTTCCATCTTTGGCTTCCATTCTTGAAAGAAATTTTCCGCCAACTTGTAAATCATTTTCAGCACGAGTTGTGTGCCAATCTTCAGAGGCATTATTCCATTTTACAATATGTGTGGGGGAGGTCCAATAGTCCCAAGCTTTTGTTGCTGTTGCGTGCACAACGGTTGTAATTGTTATTTTATTAGTGTCCATTCTTTTAATTTATTTGAAAATGTCTTTTTTATGCATTTTCTAAATCAGCAATAATCATTTTTTTCATTTGCATCATTGACTGCATAGCGCGCTTAGATTTTTCAGAATCTTTATTGGAGAAGAACCTTCCTATATTAATAGGAACAACTTGCCAGCTAACACCAAACCTATCTTTTAACCAGCCACATTGACTTTCTTTGCCGCCATTGGCTGTAAGCATGTCCCAAAAATAATCGATTTCATCTTGGGTTTCACAATTGATAACAATGGAAATGGCCTCATTGAAAGTAAAAGGTTGTTGCACGCCGCTATCCATTGCCATAAAAATATTGCTATCTAAACGAAATTTTGCATGTACAACTTTTGCGTCCAATTTTGTTTGTCCTTCGGGATAATAAAAAATCTTATCAATCGCTGAGTTTTTAAATACAGAGGTATAAAAATGAATAGCTTCATTAGCTTTACCTTGTTGCGCTCCACAAAACATTAGCATTGGAATAATTTTGTGCTCAGCTTCTTTTCCATTGTCTAAAATAAGTTGCCAGGATATCCCGAATTTGTCCTGCACCCAACCATATCTTTCCCCCCAATCATATTTATCCAAAGGCATTAATACGAAACCCTCATTTGAAAGATACTCCCAAGCATTTTCTAATTCAGTCGATTCATTATAAGTTACATAAAATGATATGGAGGGATTGGGTTTAAATGCCGCACCACCATTAAGCGCAACAAAGCTTTGTCCATTCAACATAAAGTTTACGGTAAGCGCTTTGCCGGCTTTGTTAGGTGGGGTATCTACCGGACTTCGCAGAATATTGATAAGCTCTGAATCTTTAAAAATTTTTATATAA
The Arachidicoccus soli DNA segment above includes these coding regions:
- a CDS encoding dihydrofolate reductase family protein encodes the protein MKKLVLFMHISLDGFVAGTNGEMDWIKVNEEIFDYVAQSINETDTALYGRVTFEMMESYWPTAAQQPNASKHDIEHSIWYKAVSKFVISKSWQNKNISNAKVISDNLSENILSLKSQARKDIIMFGSPSTAQSLMKLNLIDEYWLFVNPIILGKGMPLFSGSNNITQLKLKGSTAFSSGVICLHYENLHN
- a CDS encoding VOC family protein — encoded protein: MPKTTPFLWFDDNAEEAANFYIKIFKDSELINILRSPVDTPPNKAGKALTVNFMLNGQSFVALNGGAAFKPNPSISFYVTYNESTELENAWEYLSNEGFVLMPLDKYDWGERYGWVQDKFGISWQLILDNGKEAEHKIIPMLMFCGAQQGKANEAIHFYTSVFKNSAIDKIFYYPEGQTKLDAKVVHAKFRLDSNIFMAMDSGVQQPFTFNEAISIVINCETQDEIDYFWDMLTANGGKESQCGWLKDRFGVSWQVVPINIGRFFSNKDSEKSKRAMQSMMQMKKMIIADLENA
- a CDS encoding DUF1801 domain-containing protein translates to MKNNSFQNVDEYISSFTLAKQKILNKIRSIILEAAPDAQEMISYNMPAYKLNKILVYFGMAKNHLGFYPTASGIQNFENELNNYKTSKGAIQFPLDQPLPKELIQKIVAFRVNNDSSKTNSALNNGFLLQLSAPARRALENAGITKLADLKKFTEKELLQLHGLGKTSLPKLKAAMESAGLNFLKK
- a CDS encoding SRPBCC family protein codes for the protein MDTNKITITTVVHATATKAWDYWTSPTHIVKWNNASEDWHTTRAENDLQVGGKFLSRMEAKDGSFGFDFDGIYDEVVLNKHIAYTIGDGRKVIIDFEETDGQTKITETFEAENINSIEQQKVGWQSILDNFKKYTEDNEK